From a region of the Mycobacterium sp. SMC-8 genome:
- a CDS encoding bifunctional nuclease family protein, which produces MGEVRVIGIRVEPPQNQPVLLLRESNGDRYLPIWIGQSEAAAIALEQQGVEPLRPMTHDLFRDVIAALGHSLKEVRIVDLQEGTFYADLIFDRDIKVSARPSDSVAIALRVGVPIYVEEAVLAEAGLLIPDETDEESGGGVREDEVEKFKEFLDSVSPDDFKAT; this is translated from the coding sequence ATGGGTGAGGTTCGTGTGATCGGCATTCGCGTTGAGCCGCCTCAGAACCAGCCTGTCCTGCTGTTGCGGGAGTCCAACGGTGACCGGTATCTGCCGATCTGGATCGGGCAGTCCGAGGCGGCTGCGATCGCCCTCGAACAGCAGGGCGTCGAGCCGCTGCGGCCGATGACGCATGACTTGTTCCGCGATGTGATTGCCGCGCTTGGGCATTCGCTCAAAGAGGTGCGCATCGTGGATCTGCAGGAAGGCACCTTCTACGCGGACCTGATCTTCGACCGTGACATCAAGGTCTCAGCGCGTCCGTCTGATTCGGTGGCGATCGCGCTGCGCGTCGGCGTGCCGATCTATGTCGAGGAGGCCGTGCTGGCCGAGGCGGGGCTGCTGATTCCCGACGAGACCGACGAGGAGTCCGGCGGCGGGGTGCGCGAGGACGAGGTGGAGAAGTTCAAGGAATTCCTCGACAGCGTGTCACCCGACGATTTCAAGGCGACCTGA
- a CDS encoding MerR family transcriptional regulator — translation MGDTPRQEQLDLTTGSVQADDLPRVTGEPVQAGLFPDDSVPDELVGYRGPSACQIAGITYRQLDYWARTSLVVPSIRGAAGSGSQRLYSFKDILVLKIVKRLLDTGISLHNIRVAVDHLRQRGVQDLANITLFSDGTTVYECTSAEEVVDLLQGGQGVFGIAVSGAMRELTGAIADFPGERADGGESISAPEDELASRRKHRDRKIG, via the coding sequence GTGGGAGACACGCCACGCCAGGAGCAACTGGACCTGACCACCGGCTCTGTGCAGGCGGACGATCTTCCCCGCGTCACCGGCGAGCCGGTCCAGGCCGGTCTGTTTCCTGACGACTCCGTGCCCGACGAGCTCGTCGGCTACCGCGGGCCCAGCGCCTGCCAGATCGCCGGCATCACCTATCGTCAGCTCGACTACTGGGCCCGTACCTCGCTGGTGGTGCCCTCGATCCGCGGCGCCGCCGGGTCGGGCAGCCAGCGGCTGTACTCCTTCAAGGACATCCTGGTCCTCAAGATCGTCAAGCGGCTGCTCGACACCGGTATCTCGTTGCACAACATCCGCGTCGCGGTCGATCATCTGCGTCAGCGCGGTGTCCAGGATCTGGCAAACATCACGCTGTTCTCCGACGGCACCACGGTGTACGAGTGCACATCGGCAGAAGAAGTGGTCGACCTGCTTCAAGGCGGCCAGGGCGTGTTCGGCATCGCGGTGTCCGGCGCGATGCGTGAGCTGACCGGCGCCATCGCCGACTTCCCCGGCGAGCGCGCCGACGGCGGCGAGTCGATCTCGGCGCCGGAGGACGAGTTGGCGTCCAGGCGTAAGCACCGGGATCGGAAAATAGGCTGA